In one Agrobacterium tumefaciens genomic region, the following are encoded:
- the glf gene encoding UDP-galactopyranose mutase yields MSADERIVIVGAGLSGAVIGRELAQAGHMVEIIDARNHIAGNCHTERDGETGVMVHVYGPHIFHTDDKEVWDYVNSFQTFMPYKNRVKTTSGERVYSLPVNLHTINQFFGKNFRPDEARTFIEERADKSIINPQTFEEQALRFVGPELYEAFFKGYTEKQWGCPPADLPASILKRLPLRFNYDDNYFFHKYQGMPETGYTDMIERILNHPNITVKLGTQFHRADAGACKHVFYSGPLDGYFDFELGRLAYRTLDFERFTYDGDYQGCAVMNYGDVSVPFTRITEHKHFSPWEEPAGSVCYREFSRACGPHDIPYYPVRLVKDKEQLAEYVARAERETSVTFVGRLGTYRYLDMDMTIREALDTARLYHARRSEGGSMPAFLHLPVYGRPA; encoded by the coding sequence ATGAGCGCGGATGAAAGAATTGTCATTGTCGGCGCCGGGCTTTCCGGGGCGGTCATTGGACGGGAGCTCGCCCAGGCAGGCCATATGGTCGAGATCATCGATGCCCGCAATCACATTGCCGGTAATTGCCACACCGAGCGTGACGGCGAAACCGGCGTTATGGTGCATGTTTACGGCCCGCATATCTTCCATACGGACGACAAGGAGGTCTGGGACTATGTCAACAGCTTCCAGACGTTCATGCCTTACAAGAACCGGGTCAAAACGACGAGCGGCGAGCGTGTCTATTCCCTGCCGGTCAATCTGCACACGATCAACCAGTTCTTCGGCAAGAATTTCCGGCCCGATGAAGCGAGAACCTTCATAGAAGAGAGGGCCGACAAGTCGATCATCAATCCGCAGACCTTCGAGGAGCAGGCGCTGCGGTTTGTCGGCCCGGAACTCTACGAAGCCTTCTTTAAGGGATATACGGAGAAGCAATGGGGCTGCCCACCGGCCGACCTGCCCGCGTCGATCCTGAAACGCCTCCCCCTACGCTTCAATTATGACGACAACTATTTCTTCCACAAATATCAGGGCATGCCGGAAACCGGATATACCGACATGATCGAGCGTATCCTCAATCATCCAAACATAACGGTGAAGCTCGGCACACAATTCCACCGTGCCGATGCAGGGGCTTGCAAACACGTCTTCTATTCAGGCCCGCTCGATGGCTATTTCGACTTCGAACTCGGCCGGCTGGCGTACCGAACACTCGACTTCGAACGTTTCACCTATGATGGCGACTATCAGGGCTGCGCGGTGATGAACTATGGCGATGTTTCCGTGCCCTTTACCCGCATCACCGAACACAAGCATTTTTCCCCGTGGGAAGAGCCTGCCGGCTCCGTTTGTTATAGGGAATTTTCCCGCGCCTGCGGCCCGCATGACATTCCTTATTATCCGGTTCGGTTGGTCAAGGATAAGGAGCAGCTTGCCGAATACGTGGCGCGCGCCGAGCGGGAAACATCCGTCACCTTTGTCGGCCGCCTCGGGACCTATCGCTATCTCGACATGGACATGACCATCCGGGAGGCACTCGACACCGCCCGCCTCTATCACGCCAGGCGATCAGAGGGCGGTTCCATGCCTGCATTTCTGCATTTACCTGTTTACGGGCGGCCGGCTTAG
- a CDS encoding DUF2189 domain-containing protein, with translation MTAFHVMAGASGEFARPEVRKINVADLVDALKLGLEDFREKPSHYVFICLMYPIAGVFLIMWSSGANLLPLIYPLMSGFALIGPIAAIGLYEISRRREQGLDSSWRHALEVRHSPALPSIIAVGVMLFALFVVWLIVAQHIYTTSFEAVGPVSFSTFVSDVLTTPQGLSLIIWGNLAGFVFAVIVLATTVVAFPLMLDRDVGAVAAVDASIRATLANPVPVALWGLIVAALLVVGTIPVFIGLAVVMPILGHSTWHLYRKLIVPVYPNRKS, from the coding sequence ATGACGGCATTCCATGTCATGGCCGGCGCGAGCGGCGAATTTGCACGCCCCGAAGTCCGGAAGATAAATGTAGCGGATCTTGTGGATGCCCTGAAGTTGGGGCTTGAGGACTTTCGAGAGAAACCCTCCCATTACGTTTTTATCTGTCTTATGTATCCGATCGCGGGTGTTTTTCTCATCATGTGGAGTTCCGGCGCCAATCTGCTGCCGCTGATTTATCCTTTGATGTCAGGTTTTGCCTTGATCGGCCCGATCGCGGCCATCGGTCTTTATGAAATCAGTCGACGCCGTGAGCAGGGGTTGGATAGCTCCTGGCGTCACGCACTGGAGGTTCGGCACTCTCCGGCGTTGCCGTCGATCATTGCCGTCGGTGTCATGCTGTTTGCGCTTTTCGTCGTCTGGCTGATTGTCGCGCAGCACATCTACACCACGAGTTTCGAGGCGGTTGGCCCGGTCTCGTTCTCAACATTTGTGTCAGACGTTCTGACGACCCCGCAAGGGCTGTCCCTCATCATCTGGGGTAACCTGGCCGGTTTCGTTTTCGCGGTCATTGTGCTGGCGACAACGGTGGTGGCTTTCCCGCTGATGCTGGACCGGGATGTGGGCGCGGTTGCGGCGGTGGATGCGAGCATACGCGCCACGCTTGCCAATCCGGTTCCGGTTGCGCTCTGGGGGCTGATCGTCGCAGCGCTGCTCGTCGTCGGCACGATCCCGGTTTTCATCGGCCTTGCGGTCGTTATGCCCATCCTCGGGCACTCGACCTGGCATCTCTATCGGAAATTGATCGTTCCCGTTTATCCAAACCGTAAGTCTTGA
- a CDS encoding glycosyl transferase, with protein MTASHASTSNDDAPSALDLARNQQLSLLDLLRLAEALGAAGQLTAAGELYKTWVAFNDNNPAIHVAYFNYAVVLSQLGDSAGAVQAFHACLKANPQFAPGHINLGRVLEDAGLIGQAVEQWSQYAEATKNLDAEAVEHRHLVLQNIGRVLESAGKLEEAEAALLQAFELRPEAPESGQHWAALRQRQCKWPVLEPSSHVPARKMLDAMSSLTLSCYADDPMFQLAKAYRLSKTLIGARPDLTRFPRRLPKHKSGTGQRLRVGYLSSDLRDHAVGFALCEVLELHDRNSLEVFAYYSGNVRNTDSTQQRIKAAVHCWRDIHGLDDSSAASQIISDEIDILIDVNGYTKDARAKIFAYRPAPVIVSFCGYPGSMGSPFHQYLISDGYMIPEENEIYYTEKVLRIACDQPLDRKRPIAERPSRADVGLPEDAFVYASFNGMQKITQNCFARWMTILSQTPGSLLWLLTGDEDVNQRLRDVAQRNGVAPERLVFAPKVPNPMHIARIGVADLFLDTFPYGAHSTAADAITSGLPVLTMSGKTFAARFCGSIVTAAGVPEMLCSSPEDYVARAVGFAHDRKSLLKVRESIARQSDTSVLRDIPALARRLDELFWQMQGECERGETPVPDLSNLDLYYDVGAEAVLENIEFEDEQSYRRRYLKKLNQWHDYAPIPYDRRLWQTPKD; from the coding sequence ATGACCGCCAGCCACGCCTCTACTTCAAACGACGATGCTCCGAGCGCACTTGATCTGGCGCGGAACCAGCAACTCAGTCTTCTGGATCTTTTGCGTCTGGCCGAGGCTCTTGGTGCCGCCGGTCAGCTAACCGCCGCCGGGGAACTCTACAAAACCTGGGTCGCATTCAACGACAATAATCCCGCAATCCACGTCGCCTACTTCAACTACGCTGTCGTGCTAAGCCAGCTTGGTGATAGCGCAGGCGCCGTCCAGGCGTTTCACGCCTGCTTAAAGGCCAATCCGCAATTCGCTCCCGGCCACATCAATCTCGGTCGCGTGCTTGAAGATGCCGGCCTGATCGGTCAGGCGGTGGAGCAATGGTCGCAATATGCCGAGGCCACGAAAAATCTCGATGCCGAAGCGGTTGAGCATCGGCATTTGGTCCTGCAGAACATTGGCCGGGTCCTCGAAAGTGCCGGAAAACTTGAGGAGGCTGAAGCCGCTTTGCTGCAGGCGTTCGAGCTGCGGCCGGAGGCGCCGGAATCAGGTCAACACTGGGCAGCGTTGCGACAGCGCCAGTGCAAATGGCCGGTGCTTGAACCATCGAGCCACGTCCCTGCCCGCAAGATGCTTGACGCCATGTCATCGCTGACGTTGAGTTGCTACGCCGACGATCCAATGTTCCAGCTTGCCAAAGCCTATCGCCTGAGCAAAACGCTGATTGGCGCACGTCCGGACCTCACCCGCTTTCCGCGCAGATTGCCGAAACACAAGTCCGGGACCGGTCAACGTCTGCGCGTCGGCTACCTCTCATCGGATCTTCGCGATCATGCCGTCGGCTTCGCTCTCTGCGAGGTTCTGGAGCTGCACGACAGGAACAGTCTTGAGGTCTTCGCTTATTATTCCGGCAATGTACGCAATACGGACAGCACCCAGCAGAGGATAAAAGCCGCGGTCCATTGCTGGCGGGATATTCACGGCCTGGATGATAGCTCTGCCGCATCGCAGATCATATCCGATGAAATCGATATCCTGATCGACGTGAACGGCTACACCAAGGACGCACGCGCAAAAATTTTCGCCTATAGGCCTGCGCCGGTCATCGTCAGCTTCTGCGGCTACCCCGGATCGATGGGAAGCCCGTTCCATCAGTATCTGATCTCCGACGGGTATATGATCCCGGAGGAGAACGAAATCTATTACACCGAAAAGGTGCTGCGCATCGCGTGCGATCAGCCGCTCGACCGCAAGCGGCCCATCGCGGAGCGACCGAGCCGAGCAGACGTCGGACTGCCGGAGGACGCATTCGTTTATGCCAGCTTCAACGGCATGCAGAAGATCACGCAAAACTGCTTTGCACGATGGATGACGATCCTGTCGCAGACGCCGGGCAGCCTATTGTGGCTCCTGACGGGCGATGAAGATGTCAATCAGCGCCTGCGAGACGTCGCGCAACGGAACGGCGTCGCACCCGAGCGGCTCGTATTCGCGCCGAAAGTCCCGAACCCGATGCATATTGCCCGTATCGGCGTCGCCGATCTGTTTCTGGACACCTTCCCCTATGGCGCACATTCCACCGCGGCTGATGCGATAACATCCGGCCTGCCCGTCCTCACCATGTCAGGCAAGACATTTGCCGCGCGTTTCTGCGGCAGCATCGTCACCGCAGCCGGTGTCCCGGAGATGCTCTGCTCGTCGCCCGAAGACTATGTCGCCCGCGCCGTGGGTTTTGCCCACGACAGGAAGAGCCTTCTTAAGGTGAGAGAGTCGATCGCCCGGCAAAGCGACACAAGTGTATTGCGCGATATTCCTGCCCTGGCACGGCGTCTGGACGAACTGTTCTGGCAAATGCAGGGCGAATGCGAACGCGGCGAGACGCCTGTGCCGGATCTCAGCAATCTCGATCTCTACTATGACGTGGGTGCGGAAGCCGTATTGGAAAATATCGAGTTTGAGGACGAACAAAGCTACCGCAGACGCTACCTCAAGAAGCTCAATCAGTGGCACGACTATGCGCCGATCCCATATGACCGTCGCCTGTGGCAGACACCAAAAGACTGA
- a CDS encoding ice nucleation-like protein translates to MTSILSSLSAVQISRLSTSTIAGLTSADVNALDSNRIKALTSSQIASLSTDNLALFGSEDLRAISVSAVKGLTLTQIAKLSSAQINSLSASQVTALYASQIEALSTEQIKALNSTQIAGLSSAQIGTLSSAELALFSTDEIKAISVNAIASLSAAALSGLSTENAAALTKTQIAALSSTQLGALSTDNLAAFSTDEIKAISTRAFAGLDASKLTTGTIAALSRAQVAALSSAQLEALSTDRIQALTSDQIAGLSSAQIGTLSSAELALFSTDEIKAISVNAITGLSAAALSGLSSTNAAALTKTQIAALSSTQLGALSSESLATFSTDAIKTINTRALAGLDASKLTTGAIAALSRAQVAALSSAQLEALSTDRVQALTSDQIAGLSSAQIGTLSSAELALFSTDEIKAISVNAITGLSAAALSGLSSTNAAALTKTQIAALSSTQLGALSIDNLAAFSTDEIKAISTRAFAGLDASKLTTGTIAALSRAQVAALSSAQLEALSTDRIQALTSDQIAGLSSAQIGTLSSAELALFSTDEIKAISVNAITGLSAAALSGLSSTNAAALTKTQIAALSSTQLGALSSESLATFSTDAIKTINTRALAGLDASKLTTGAIAALSRAQVAALSSAQLEALSTDRVQALTSDQIAGLSSAQIGTLSSAELALFSTDEIKAISVNAITGLSAAALSGLSSTNAAALTKTQIAALSSTQLGALSTDNLAAFSTDEIKAISTRAFAGLDASKMTTGTIAALSRAQVAALSSTQFEALSTERIQALTSDQIAGLSSAQIGTLNSDELKLFSTDEIKAIGINAIAGLTTATLTGLGSTNAGAFSSQQLGVMNDGQVEAIIKAYKTV, encoded by the coding sequence ATGACTTCAATTCTCTCTTCACTGTCTGCTGTGCAGATTTCCAGGCTTTCCACGTCCACAATCGCCGGCCTGACCTCGGCGGACGTTAATGCCCTGGATAGCAACAGGATCAAGGCACTCACCTCGTCTCAGATCGCCTCTTTGAGCACAGATAACCTCGCTCTTTTCGGCTCCGAAGACCTCCGCGCCATTTCGGTGAGCGCCGTCAAGGGACTAACCCTGACCCAGATCGCAAAACTGAGCTCCGCTCAGATCAACAGCCTGTCGGCATCTCAGGTCACGGCGCTGTACGCCAGCCAGATTGAAGCCCTGTCGACTGAACAGATCAAGGCGCTGAACTCTACTCAGATTGCCGGTCTCAGCTCCGCGCAGATCGGTACCCTTAGCAGCGCCGAACTCGCGCTTTTCTCCACCGATGAGATCAAGGCCATCAGCGTCAACGCCATCGCCAGCCTTTCCGCGGCCGCCCTCTCCGGTCTCAGCACCGAAAACGCGGCGGCACTGACAAAGACACAGATCGCAGCCCTGTCGTCAACGCAGCTTGGCGCATTGTCGACCGACAATCTGGCCGCCTTCTCCACCGATGAGATCAAGGCCATCAGCACCAGAGCCTTTGCCGGCCTCGATGCCAGCAAACTGACCACCGGCACCATCGCCGCCCTGAGCCGAGCACAGGTCGCAGCACTCTCTTCGGCACAACTCGAAGCCCTCTCGACCGATCGGATACAGGCGCTCACCTCGGATCAGATCGCAGGTCTCAGCTCCGCACAGATCGGCACCCTTAGCAGCGCCGAACTCGCGCTTTTCTCCACCGATGAGATCAAGGCCATCAGCGTCAACGCCATCACTGGCCTTTCCGCAGCCGCCCTCTCCGGCCTCAGCAGCACCAATGCCGCGGCACTGACGAAGACACAGATCGCAGCCCTGTCCTCGACACAGCTTGGCGCTCTGTCCTCCGAGAGCCTCGCCACCTTCTCCACCGACGCGATCAAGACAATCAACACCAGAGCTCTCGCCGGCCTCGATGCCAGCAAGCTGACCACCGGCGCCATCGCTGCCCTGAGCCGAGCACAGGTCGCAGCACTCTCTTCGGCACAACTCGAAGCCCTCTCGACCGATCGCGTCCAGGCGCTCACCTCGGATCAGATTGCCGGCCTCAGCTCCGCACAGATCGGCACTCTCAGCAGCGCCGAACTCGCGCTTTTCTCCACCGACGAGATCAAGGCCATCAGCGTCAACGCCATCACCGGCCTTTCCGCGGCCGCCCTCTCCGGCCTCAGCAGCACCAATGCCGCGGCATTGACGAAGACACAGATCGCAGCCCTGTCCTCGACACAGCTTGGCGCATTGTCGATCGACAATCTGGCCGCCTTCTCCACCGATGAGATCAAGGCCATCAGCACCAGAGCCTTTGCCGGCCTCGATGCCAGCAAACTGACCACCGGCACCATCGCCGCCCTGAGCCGAGCACAGGTCGCAGCACTCTCTTCGGCACAACTCGAAGCCCTCTCGACCGATCGGATACAGGCGCTCACCTCGGATCAGATCGCAGGTCTCAGCTCCGCACAGATCGGCACCCTTAGCAGCGCCGAACTCGCGCTTTTCTCCACCGATGAGATCAAGGCCATCAGCGTCAACGCCATCACTGGCCTTTCCGCAGCCGCCCTCTCCGGCCTCAGCAGCACCAATGCCGCGGCACTGACGAAGACACAGATCGCAGCCCTGTCCTCGACACAGCTTGGCGCTCTGTCCTCCGAGAGCCTCGCCACCTTCTCCACCGACGCGATCAAGACAATCAACACCAGAGCTCTCGCCGGCCTCGATGCCAGCAAGCTGACCACCGGCGCCATCGCTGCCCTGAGCCGAGCACAGGTCGCAGCACTCTCTTCGGCACAACTCGAAGCCCTCTCGACCGATCGCGTCCAGGCGCTCACCTCGGATCAGATTGCCGGCCTCAGCTCCGCACAGATCGGCACTCTCAGCAGCGCCGAACTCGCGCTTTTCTCCACCGACGAGATCAAGGCCATCAGCGTTAATGCCATCACCGGCCTTTCCGCAGCCGCCCTCTCCGGCCTCAGCAGCACCAATGCCGCGGCATTGACGAAGACACAGATCGCAGCCCTGTCCTCGACACAGCTTGGCGCATTGTCGACCGACAATCTGGCCGCCTTCTCCACCGATGAGATCAAGGCCATCAGCACCAGAGCCTTTGCCGGCCTCGATGCCAGCAAGATGACCACCGGCACCATCGCTGCCCTGAGCCGAGCACAGGTCGCGGCGCTCTCCTCGACGCAGTTCGAAGCCCTCTCGACCGAGCGGATACAGGCACTTACTTCGGATCAGATCGCAGGTCTCAGCTCCGCACAGATCGGCACCCTCAACAGCGACGAGCTCAAGCTCTTCTCTACCGATGAGATCAAGGCCATCGGCATCAATGCCATCGCCGGTCTCACCACAGCCACCCTCACCGGTCTCGGCAGCACCAATGCTGGAGCGTTCTCGTCCCAACAGCTCGGGGTGATGAACGATGGACAGGTCGAGGCTATCATCAAGGCCTACAAGACAGTGTAA